CTTACTAATAGTgctaaaatattgaaaacaatttaacactttaaaaaattattgaaattttctAAGTACTATTATAACTGTCTAAGTACTATTTATAGCAAAACTAATTAGTAAATGGGAGtaatatgatttatatatatatatttactgctCAATACACAGTCTGTAAAAATATTCATGCTTCTGTTCACTGGCCATTTACGTATTGTACGAAGACCTCATTTACTATGAAGAAGGTGGCTGTAAGCTGAAACCGTCAATATGCTTCATTGCCTCTTGGCGGATACACTTGTCTCATAATTTAATCCACATGGTGGGAATTTCATTATGACCTTTTTCGTTACGACGAGTACTAGAcgaagtttattaaaaaatttagtacTTCGCTTATGCTGAAAATTTTCGACATTCGCAAGataatcaaaacctacagggaaCTTCCCGCGAAGtcagaaacttgaaatttggtacgaagcaacgccttatagcacagataaaggaaaatttGCGAacagcataaatttttagttatatcatataataaaaatatttttaataattttgtttgtacggaaccctcggtgcgtgAGTCCGATTCGAACTTGGCCGGTTCTTTTGatacaataaatgtaatttgatttcatttgcgccttattttgttgtttattgttaatttttttttaaacttacctACAACACCAATTAAGATGTATGTAATACGAAACAAAATACTTCCAACATCTCTCATCCGTAAAtttttgtcttaaataaaaattaaaacatatatgcATGTCCTGAGCATTTAACTCCCTGCTGAAATTTACAGTTAGAtccaaataaaaacaatgactGATGGGaagttattttgtaatattgtgtgtttgaaacagggattccaaacactttattcaaatttgatacggtaaaatacaatttttatctgggcatttttcgatccagatagatctatcaggATTCCCAatggaacttaacattttatatcggaGTTTTTCCACGGGGCTTTTTCAATTCTTTTCTTTGTCGTATTTTAGAATACGACAAAGTTACCTACGCGTTCGTTGGTAAATACTCATAGAACTTTATATTTTCTGTTATTtctaacttatattattttatataatataaattccaCGACATTGTATACGTTATCGTTACTATATGAGCGATTTTTCTActgatcaaaataaatattttattaccaaaGCATCGAATCAGTCGTTGAATCAATCCTCAACCATTCATCGCCTCCAACTCCAATCTACAAATAAACCTACACAGATGAATCTCGGTTACACACAATACAACAATttgattcaattatttttattacatccaCTTATATCGCCCATTTGGTCAGTAAGCGGAATAATCCTTTAAAATATAACgttttataaacttattattacaaaaatttaataattaatatgttacGCCTTTTCAATGGTAGATggttaaaataacttttatcatatttataataggTACACGGACTCACACCGCTTAAGAACCGGTATTGGTAAAATCTTGTTTAAGTGGAAATTCTCAATTTACAAAGACATTTTGTGTACAAATTGTAAAGAATAAACAATCATTCGTTTgtttataaaagttaatatatttcCGTtgctaatcttatatataaaattctcgtgtcacaatgttacttaaaatactcctccgaaacggctggaccgatatttatgaaattttgtgtgcatgtcgggtaggtctgagaatcggccaacatctatttttcatacccctaagttataaggggggggggggatcaaGAGAgtcaataacatatatagcaaaacaatgtttgcgcgGTCAactagtaatataatttaacgaTTATTTCAGTATTATGAATATCTACCGttataaatacgtaaaaaagaaatctaaaacaataaaatcaaatgTCAACGCAGATAAATtcaagttattaataaaaataacgaaatacaCCAACTAAACGAgcgattaattttattcaattcgaTTTATGgcacattaatattttatagcacTCGTGTTTGAAGAGAAATGTTAGCACCAGATGTGCGATGCCGCATTAACGATTCCAtgttaataaaactttacaGATTGAGAGATCTCTTTGATTTTTCGACATcaaagaaatcaataaaaatcaaacaaacaatCGAAGAAATAGTATATTTAACGACAACGTTGATATACGACTGTCTACGACTGAATTTCAGATGCGATTATCttaagaaattaaatgaaaactttttttaattctacagCGTGGATTGTATTGTATTGatggaaatttattttattttaccagATTATTTCGTGCTCACCCAGAGACGAAGGAGTTCTTCAAAATGATACGAAACTTACCTGAAGAGGAATTCCCCCAAAATCACCAGTTCAAGGCACACGTAATCAATCTCATGTCCTCCATCACCTTAGCAGTAAACAATCTTAACCAACCGGAAGTAGTGGTAGCTATGATGAATAAACTGGGAGAGTCGCACGGGAGACGACAAATACAGGAGAAACACTTTGATGTAAGTATGAAACACGTTATTGACCTTTCTTTCAACCAAGAACCCCAACATATTTAGCACCTTACTAACAACACTTCAAATAGTTACATCTGTTCAttttaaacagtttaaaaaaagttacataaataatcaCATAATTGACTAACGATAAGTCAAACTGATCAGAACTCGAatcgtaaaaaaatagaaaatacacaaagctcgttaattatttattacaaaaattctttccttctttaatatttcaatCGAAAAGCgtgattttataattctttataagctattgaataatttaaacacATCTCTCTTTTTGTATCTGCTCGAGACTATGTAATGTAAActcacgttttatttttattttttcatttttttcctatttaattgtataaaaatcaacattaattaattaagagtGATGTACATACTTGTAATTGGCATGCATActaacttaatattatttagaataacttattgtaatgtaatgttTATTATGCTGTTGGTatgtctgtaaataaataaataaatctcttaaCAGGATCTAAAAGGCGTTATAGTAAAAATGTTCATCGAAGTATTGAAGCTGGATGACAAGACTTTAGGCTCGTGGGGGAAGACAGTCGAATTCTGGTACAAGCATATCTTCGAAACATTAAAATCTGATGAGCCAAGATAAcgtaaatttacttttttgttatttgctagtatttattgattgatatgctgtttattttataatacgacGTTATGTAAATTACTCAAGCAAATTCTATTACAGTAGATTTCTACTGTGAGGTTATTCATAGAATATTTTAGAGGAGAGAGTTGATTTTAAGTATAACGATTTGTGtcaatttttttgatatatctttGCTTTTAGACTATcagaatatatttaaagaaagatATCAACATTTTCGACGTCGACAAAacaacagaaaaatattttaatttatactgcATATAGCCTAACGTAACATCAGCAAGTTTCTAAATAACATAACGAATTAAGTCAATATAAGAACAAAAATAAGACACTCGAcgaattttaaatgaatatggCATACTAATCAAATTATTTGACATAGGCTGTTTATTGTATACCAACTAATactattagattattatttacatattttttttttaaatattaaataaatttaatgtaaagcACGTTATCTAACTAATTATATTCGGTGGGCTCTGACTCTATCTTATATCTAAAGTTTGCAAGACTGAACGTCTATCGGGTTAACTACATAGTAGTTCCTAAATGTACTCATAGTTTTAGACAAATCACCATTTTAGAACTTTACAACTAACAAAGACACTAATTTGATTCAATTtgttataacattaaaaaaaaattatcatagaTTTAAAATCCAAAGATTAagttaatgtttataatattgagttgttgatattattttagtagtgatgtattttgttaataaaattttattttatataaaaatgttttttgtttcattaacgGCACTTGACTATCAACCTGAATATAAGGTTATATTATATTGCGATATATGTTTATCTGTGAAAATAAAcgtatattgtaagtataattttatcagaaatttttaataaaataataatcgtgCATGTTACTATCCAGCATCATCATCACGGACTTTCCACGATGGTAAAGGACTCAGAAAACTCTACACGAAAGACTTTGCCAAGATTTATGCCTTTCAAACTTTGACAAATAGATGTAAAACAAGTGGCTTTATCGTTATAATCAAATGAGGTGCTCTCTTTCCGTAGATTGTGGAGTTCATGATCGCTTTTCAAACACACAATCACAAAAATacatgattaaaaatttaatcactTGACTCTAGTAGAAAATGTTACATAAGCCAGGAAACAATACAACATCCAATGCAAATCAATAGCCTTAACAGACTACAAACACAGATGCAACCAAATCGCCTGCAACATTCAATAGAAACTCGCTCACTAGAAACTCgcttaaaatacaaacaaatacacTTTATTACCCTAAAAAATACCTTATTACGTTGGAAAATTCTACTACATGATTGTATTTTAACCGAGGCATATTAACAGACGCACAACCGATCTATagttgtttttgctcgcaaactaaaaaaaaccgacttcataaaatagttaagtaaatacgcgctgtCAAAGATGACTCAAAAAGTCATCAggtatcgatcaaatttaaacaaaattacattagctttcatgatcttcagcaaagtgttgtacATGAGCCcagaaaggtttctgagttggtacaaaaaaaattatactaatatattgtaacgtaaaaaataatagacgTTTTAAAAGTAGATTATCGTTATAacgtgttatttatatataaccgTTGCGAACATCTCtactgatgatgatgagtaatCTAATTTCAATTTATAGATTTACGTTACGGCCACAATGACCTCTTGACAAGAAGAACGGGCTCAAAGTGTTTATATGGTACAAACGAAATTTTTACATCATTTACATAGAATTATCCAGCTGCTTGGATAACATTTAGATGTGcgcttttatgtataaaaagaaaaacagtaGCCATTTCGCTATCTCATCTGATGATATCTTATCGTACGATTAAACAATGATTGAAACGTAGTTGAGTTCATAGAGTGTTATAAATGTAGATAATATGGCAGCTGATATTCAGGTATTTTCTGTATGTAAAGGAAACAACctcttatcattattatattgtcatgtataataaaatcccacaaacggtTTTGCAATTGcctgagaataaatttaaagtttatattaaataaaaattaatagataaaactCATTATTCGGTACAGAATTATAAGAattataaagatgtgt
This genomic stretch from Melitaea cinxia chromosome 10, ilMelCinx1.1, whole genome shotgun sequence harbors:
- the LOC123657023 gene encoding cytoglobin-1, producing MGGLLSQLWWGGDPDAVNPVSGLTRRDVYAVQKSWAVANANPVATGTELLRRLFRAHPETKEFFKMIRNLPEEEFPQNHQFKAHVINLMSSITLAVNNLNQPEVVVAMMNKLGESHGRRQIQEKHFDDLKGVIVKMFIEVLKLDDKTLGSWGKTVEFWYKHIFETLKSDEPR